The following proteins are co-located in the Gossypium hirsutum isolate 1008001.06 chromosome A02, Gossypium_hirsutum_v2.1, whole genome shotgun sequence genome:
- the LOC107952590 gene encoding probable inactive nicotinamidase At3g16190 isoform X1, giving the protein MAEKWKHAALLVIDMQNDFILDDGLMRVNGGKAIVPNVIKAVETARQRGILIVWVVREHDYLGRDVELFRRHLYTRQKEGPTTKGCLGAQLVDGLVIKEGDYKLVKTRFSAFFATHLHSFLQSNGVNNLVVVGVQTPNCIRQTVFDAVAHNYQPVTVIVDATAAATADIHDANIYDMRNIGVATPTLEEWCETKL; this is encoded by the exons ATGGCAGAAAAATGGAAGCATGCGGCTCTCCTTGTAATTGACATGCAG AATGATTTTATATTAGATGACGGATTGATGAGGGTAAATGGAGGCAAAGCCATCGTTCCTAATGTGATAAAGGCTGTTGAAACCGCCAGGCAGCGGGGGATTCTCATcgtttgg GTTGTTCGCGAGCATGACTATTTAGGAAGAGATGTTGAACTCTTTCGCCGGCATTTGTACACACGACAGAAAGAGGGTCCAACCACCAAGGGATGTTTAGGTGCACAATTGGTGGATGGCCTTGTGATAAAAGAAGGAGATTACAAGTTGGTGAAGACTCGTTTTAGTGCATTCTTCGCCACCCATCTTCATTCTTTCCTTCAAAGTAATGGGGTCAATAACTTAGTTGTTGTTG GTGTTCAAACTCCAAATTGCATCCGGCAGACCGTCTTTGATGCCGTAGCACATAATTACCAACCAGTTACCGTTATTGTCGATGCCACAGCTGCTGCAACAGCCGACATACATGATG CCAATATCTATGACATGAGAAATATTGGAGTTGCAACACCAACACTTGAGGAGTGGTGTGAAACCAAGCTTTGA
- the LOC107952590 gene encoding probable inactive nicotinamidase At3g16190 isoform X2, whose product MAEKWKHAALLVIDMQNDFILDDGLMRVNGGKAIVPNVIKAVETARQRGILIVWVVREHDYLGRDVELFRRHLYTRQKEGPTTKGCLGAQLVDGLVIKEGDYKLVKTRFSAFFATHLHSFLQSNGVNNLVVVGVQTPNCIRQTVFDAVAHNYQPVTVIVDATAAATADIHDGHRKA is encoded by the exons ATGGCAGAAAAATGGAAGCATGCGGCTCTCCTTGTAATTGACATGCAG AATGATTTTATATTAGATGACGGATTGATGAGGGTAAATGGAGGCAAAGCCATCGTTCCTAATGTGATAAAGGCTGTTGAAACCGCCAGGCAGCGGGGGATTCTCATcgtttgg GTTGTTCGCGAGCATGACTATTTAGGAAGAGATGTTGAACTCTTTCGCCGGCATTTGTACACACGACAGAAAGAGGGTCCAACCACCAAGGGATGTTTAGGTGCACAATTGGTGGATGGCCTTGTGATAAAAGAAGGAGATTACAAGTTGGTGAAGACTCGTTTTAGTGCATTCTTCGCCACCCATCTTCATTCTTTCCTTCAAAGTAATGGGGTCAATAACTTAGTTGTTGTTG GTGTTCAAACTCCAAATTGCATCCGGCAGACCGTCTTTGATGCCGTAGCACATAATTACCAACCAGTTACCGTTATTGTCGATGCCACAGCTGCTGCAACAGCCGACATACATGATG GTCATCGAAAAGCTTGA